One genomic region from Leptospira inadai serovar Lyme str. 10 encodes:
- a CDS encoding glycosyltransferase family 4 protein yields MFKILMIGWEYPPKITGGLGTACYNIAKALSDSGNEIYFVLPQLSGEEPKLQNVKILDVEGTIVNFEEEERRILYKFQNESIYKALSLQAFHPYESSRDTSLQDSEPVTTKKATTLSETIRHTTGNESLKIQPGYTKNIINDIRLYARFNSLLAPKLAFDIIHCHDWMTFPAGVEAAKSTRKPLICHVHATEFDRSGERVNQQVYDLERNAFKEATAIITVSNYTKRILIERYSVPEYKIYPIHNGVEFELDRNLLKNKTADNQERLVLFLGRITFQKGPDYFVRAAKKVLEVMDNVRFVMAGTGDMYARMIEMAADLGVGKYFHYTGFLSKEETRQLYSMADLYIMPSVSEPFGLSTLEAMGGGVPVILSKQSGVGEVVNHCIKVDFWDVDDMANKIASVLSDRNLHATLRDGGLEEATKNSWSKTGRRIEEVYANVLNRT; encoded by the coding sequence ATGTTTAAAATTTTAATGATAGGCTGGGAGTACCCGCCAAAGATTACCGGAGGATTAGGAACGGCATGTTATAACATTGCCAAGGCTCTCTCGGATTCGGGCAACGAGATTTACTTCGTCCTTCCCCAGCTCTCTGGAGAGGAGCCTAAATTACAGAATGTTAAAATACTGGATGTGGAAGGGACTATCGTTAATTTCGAAGAGGAAGAAAGAAGGATTCTTTATAAATTTCAGAACGAATCGATTTATAAAGCCTTGAGTCTTCAAGCATTCCATCCTTATGAATCTTCTCGAGATACGAGCCTGCAGGACAGCGAGCCCGTAACGACTAAAAAGGCGACTACACTTTCGGAAACGATTCGCCATACGACCGGAAATGAGTCCTTGAAAATTCAGCCCGGTTATACGAAGAATATCATAAACGATATCCGATTATACGCCAGATTTAATTCCTTGCTGGCACCCAAGTTGGCATTCGATATAATCCATTGTCACGATTGGATGACCTTCCCCGCAGGTGTAGAGGCGGCGAAATCCACCCGTAAACCCCTGATCTGTCACGTACACGCGACCGAATTTGACAGGAGCGGGGAACGAGTGAATCAGCAAGTATATGATTTGGAACGAAATGCTTTCAAGGAAGCTACCGCAATCATTACGGTTAGCAATTATACTAAACGAATTCTAATTGAACGATATTCCGTACCGGAATATAAGATCTATCCGATTCATAACGGAGTCGAATTCGAGTTGGATAGAAATCTGCTGAAGAATAAAACGGCAGATAATCAGGAGCGATTAGTTCTTTTCCTCGGAAGAATCACGTTTCAAAAAGGTCCCGATTACTTCGTAAGGGCAGCGAAGAAAGTCTTGGAAGTTATGGATAATGTACGGTTCGTTATGGCCGGAACAGGAGATATGTATGCGAGAATGATCGAGATGGCTGCCGATTTGGGTGTTGGAAAATACTTTCACTATACCGGATTTCTATCCAAGGAGGAAACTCGGCAGTTGTATTCCATGGCTGATTTGTATATCATGCCGTCAGTGTCTGAACCTTTCGGGCTTTCCACTTTGGAGGCGATGGGCGGAGGGGTGCCTGTCATATTATCGAAGCAGTCCGGAGTCGGAGAAGTCGTAAATCACTGCATTAAGGTCGATTTTTGGGACGTCGACGATATGGCGAATAAAATCGCGAGCGTTTTATCCGATCGTAATCTGCATGCAACTCTTCGCGACGGAGGTCTTGAGGAAGCGACTAAGAATTCCTGGTCTAAGACCGGAAGGCGGATCGAAGAAGTATATGCAAACGTACTAAATCGCACATGA